A single region of the Candidatus Manganitrophaceae bacterium genome encodes:
- the miaB gene encoding tRNA (N6-isopentenyl adenosine(37)-C2)-methylthiotransferase MiaB, translating to MNEYDSELIRSILAPHGHEMTAAVEEAEVVLINTCAIRENAHRKIYGRLDLLRPFKKEKRHFIVGVLGCMAQNLKDALFDHPVVNLVVGPDSYRTLPKLIEEATETDSPQIEAYLSEYETYSDIAPMRVEGVNAWVAIMRGCDNFCTFCVVPYTRGRERSRSVENILGEVRALAEKGIPQVTLLGQNVNSYRDGEARFADLIQQVADVPGIARVRFTSPHPKDFPRPLLEAIASHPKICKHVHLPLQAGSDRVLDRMRRTYTQKEYLDLVGQIRETIPEITLTTDLIVGFPTESDADFQETLRVMETVRFDNAYIFKYSERKGTIAAREYPDDVPPEVKTERIVRLFDLQKAISLEKNRARIGRKVRVLIDGEAEKRLNHQMGKSDGNTTVVFPKTPLGQGRFISVEIEEASTGTLYGRFTGE from the coding sequence ATGAACGAATACGACTCGGAGCTGATCCGGTCGATTCTCGCACCGCACGGCCATGAGATGACGGCGGCGGTCGAAGAGGCGGAGGTCGTTCTGATCAATACCTGCGCCATTCGCGAGAACGCCCATCGGAAAATTTACGGCCGGCTCGATCTGCTCCGCCCGTTTAAGAAGGAGAAAAGGCATTTTATCGTCGGCGTCCTCGGCTGCATGGCGCAGAATCTCAAAGACGCGCTCTTCGATCATCCGGTCGTCAATCTCGTCGTCGGGCCCGACAGCTACCGGACCCTTCCGAAGTTGATTGAAGAGGCCACAGAGACCGACAGCCCGCAGATTGAGGCGTACCTCTCCGAATACGAGACCTACAGCGACATCGCCCCGATGCGGGTCGAGGGGGTCAACGCCTGGGTGGCGATCATGCGCGGCTGCGATAACTTCTGCACGTTCTGTGTCGTTCCCTACACGCGGGGGCGGGAGCGGAGCCGATCGGTTGAAAATATTCTCGGCGAGGTCCGCGCGCTGGCGGAGAAGGGGATCCCGCAGGTGACCCTCCTCGGCCAGAACGTCAACTCATACCGGGATGGAGAGGCGCGCTTTGCCGATTTGATCCAACAGGTCGCCGACGTTCCGGGGATCGCGCGGGTCCGGTTTACCTCGCCCCATCCGAAAGATTTTCCCCGCCCGCTGCTCGAGGCGATCGCGTCGCATCCGAAGATCTGCAAGCATGTCCATCTCCCGCTGCAGGCGGGGAGCGACCGGGTGCTCGATCGGATGCGCCGGACCTATACACAGAAGGAATATCTCGATCTGGTTGGCCAGATCCGTGAGACGATTCCGGAGATCACCCTGACGACCGATCTCATCGTCGGCTTCCCGACGGAGAGCGACGCCGACTTTCAGGAGACGCTCCGGGTGATGGAGACGGTCCGGTTCGACAATGCCTACATCTTCAAATACTCGGAGCGGAAGGGGACGATCGCCGCGCGGGAGTACCCCGACGATGTTCCGCCCGAGGTGAAGACCGAGCGGATCGTCCGGCTGTTCGATCTGCAGAAGGCGATCTCTCTGGAGAAGAATCGGGCCAGGATCGGCCGGAAGGTCCGTGTCTTAATCGATGGCGAGGCGGAGAAGCGGCTCAACCATCAAATGGGGAAAAGCGACGGAAACACCACCGTCGTCTTTCCGAAGACCCCCCTCGGGCAGGGGAGGTTTATTTCCGTCGAGATTGAAGAGGCTTCCACGGGTACGCTGTATGGCCGGTTCACCGGGGAATAA
- a CDS encoding MogA/MoaB family molybdenum cofactor biosynthesis protein, producing MGFTAGILSIKERGILPGEDRVTNEIARMITEGGGEVVVKEVITAEEEKVRDKLIEWSDQIKPDVILTAGGSGLGKQDRTPDATRAAMDREVPGIADIMRTEVFQKKTKKAIISRATAAIRKDTLIINLPGSAGPARENLEVILGTLQHLIDMVHPRR from the coding sequence ATGGGGTTTACGGCAGGCATTTTGTCGATCAAAGAGCGGGGGATCCTCCCCGGTGAAGACCGGGTGACCAATGAAATCGCCCGGATGATCACCGAAGGGGGGGGCGAGGTGGTGGTAAAAGAGGTTATTACGGCGGAGGAAGAGAAGGTCCGCGACAAGCTGATCGAGTGGAGCGACCAGATCAAGCCCGATGTGATCCTCACCGCCGGCGGCTCCGGCCTCGGCAAACAAGATCGAACCCCCGACGCGACCCGCGCCGCGATGGACCGGGAGGTGCCGGGGATCGCCGACATCATGCGGACCGAGGTCTTTCAGAAAAAAACCAAGAAGGCGATTATCTCTCGGGCCACCGCCGCCATCCGAAAGGACACCCTGATCATCAACCTTCCCGGCAGCGCCGGCCCCGCGCGGGAGAATCTTGAAGTCATTCTCGGAACCCTCCAGCATCTAATCGACATGGTCCATCCGAGAAGATAA
- a CDS encoding sulfurtransferase, whose product MKMWRDLVADAKRDVPLLQIKEVQQKLDAGEEFILVDVREPDEVQGGRLPKSVHVPRGILEMTMERNVKDPAKPIVLYCAAGGRSAMAAQMLKKMGYENVASMEGGFEGWKRLGLPTEK is encoded by the coding sequence ATGAAGATGTGGAGAGATCTGGTTGCCGATGCGAAGCGCGATGTGCCGCTTCTCCAAATTAAAGAGGTCCAACAAAAGCTCGACGCGGGTGAAGAATTTATCCTGGTCGATGTCCGGGAGCCCGATGAGGTCCAGGGGGGGCGGCTTCCGAAGAGCGTGCACGTTCCCCGCGGCATCTTGGAGATGACGATGGAGCGGAACGTCAAAGATCCGGCCAAGCCGATCGTCCTTTACTGTGCCGCCGGCGGGCGAAGCGCCATGGCGGCCCAGATGCTGAAGAAGATGGGATATGAAAATGTCGCTTCGATGGAGGGGGGCTTCGAGGGATGGAAACGGCTGGGCCTTCCAACCGAGAAGTAG
- a CDS encoding molybdopterin-dependent oxidoreductase, which yields MAASRKSLITVEGTVQKKTEWSYEDLSHLSQEHQIEDVSRLVSGIEGDGIRVKALIKESNPLAKADHVTFHSQDGKFAASISLSEALERGILVYKKEGKPLPESKGGPLRLVVPHGDNACSNVKSVFRIELTVGKGKDTTWDPDHDNPEIHGHSHDHDHDHDHGDDHGHHDHAEDHHDHGHDHSDHGHDHHGHSH from the coding sequence ATGGCAGCCAGTCGCAAATCGCTTATCACCGTTGAGGGGACTGTTCAGAAAAAGACCGAGTGGAGCTATGAAGACCTCTCCCACCTCTCTCAAGAGCATCAGATCGAGGATGTCAGTCGGCTTGTTTCGGGTATCGAAGGGGACGGCATTCGCGTAAAAGCGCTCATCAAGGAATCAAATCCGCTCGCCAAAGCCGATCATGTGACCTTTCATTCCCAGGATGGAAAGTTTGCCGCCAGCATCTCCCTCTCCGAAGCGTTGGAAAGGGGAATTCTGGTCTACAAAAAAGAAGGGAAGCCGCTTCCCGAGTCGAAGGGAGGACCCCTTCGTCTCGTCGTTCCGCACGGGGACAACGCCTGCAGCAACGTGAAATCGGTCTTTCGAATCGAGTTGACCGTCGGAAAGGGAAAAGACACCACCTGGGATCCCGACCACGACAACCCGGAGATCCATGGCCACTCTCATGACCATGATCACGACCACGACCATGGGGACGACCACGGTCATCACGATCACGCAGAGGACCATCACGATCATGGGCATGATCACTCCGACCATGGCCACGATCACCACGGTCACTCCCACTAA
- a CDS encoding lysophospholipase, which translates to MAGSPGNKTDSLQGVLRISGTIPSAGLALSYSALLPEFFQTVLIIVHGLSEHRGRYQLLQLDLARAGIASYAYDQRGFGESDGSRTHVERYTDFIDDLHRVVAFVRKGHPGQKIVLLGHSFGGAVAATFCIDHPNEAEALVLSAPAYDVPLLPFRLHLLGYLFNRIFPSRPLRYPSNPGWLSRDPAVGLAFQNDPLVQRAGTPRFYVEFRRMNVSLHQSAGRIALPTLILQGSADRIVFPSGARALLARIGSEKKRLNWYEGFYHEVFNEVGRERVVDDLLHWLKEIFQ; encoded by the coding sequence ATGGCCGGTTCACCGGGGAATAAGACCGACTCGCTCCAGGGGGTCCTCCGCATCAGCGGGACGATTCCGAGCGCGGGCCTTGCCCTCTCCTATTCCGCCCTCCTCCCCGAGTTTTTCCAGACGGTTCTGATCATCGTCCACGGCCTCAGCGAGCATCGGGGGCGCTATCAACTTCTACAACTTGATTTGGCGCGGGCCGGCATCGCCTCTTACGCCTACGACCAGCGGGGATTTGGGGAATCGGACGGCTCGCGCACCCATGTGGAGCGATATACCGATTTTATCGACGACCTCCATCGGGTCGTCGCCTTCGTCCGGAAAGGGCATCCGGGCCAGAAGATCGTCCTCCTCGGCCACAGCTTCGGCGGGGCGGTCGCCGCGACGTTTTGCATCGATCACCCGAACGAGGCCGAGGCGCTCGTCTTGTCGGCCCCGGCCTATGATGTCCCGCTTCTTCCCTTCCGGCTCCACCTGCTCGGTTATCTCTTCAATCGGATTTTTCCGTCGCGTCCCCTTCGCTATCCGAGCAATCCCGGCTGGTTGAGCCGCGACCCGGCGGTCGGCTTGGCCTTTCAGAACGATCCGCTGGTGCAGCGGGCGGGGACCCCTCGGTTCTATGTCGAGTTCAGGAGGATGAATGTCTCTCTCCATCAATCGGCCGGGCGAATCGCCCTCCCGACGCTGATCTTGCAGGGGAGCGCCGATCGGATCGTTTTTCCTTCAGGGGCCCGGGCTTTGTTGGCGCGGATCGGCTCCGAAAAAAAGAGGTTGAACTGGTATGAAGGGTTTTATCATGAAGTCTTCAACGAGGTCGGCCGAGAGCGGGTCGTCGACGATCTGCTCCATTGGTTAAAGGAAATCTTTCAATGA
- a CDS encoding (2Fe-2S) ferredoxin domain-containing protein: MSKYKHHLFICTNRRPDGDPKGCCATKGAEQLRSFFKEEVAKRGLKKMVRANQAGCLDTCEFGPSVVVYPEGVWYTVKSREDALEIIEKHLEKGEIVERLLMPRSWAKG; this comes from the coding sequence ATGTCAAAATACAAGCACCATCTGTTTATCTGTACCAACCGGCGGCCCGACGGCGATCCGAAGGGATGTTGTGCGACGAAAGGGGCGGAACAGCTCCGCTCCTTCTTCAAGGAAGAGGTCGCCAAGCGGGGACTCAAGAAGATGGTCCGGGCGAACCAGGCCGGCTGCCTCGACACCTGCGAGTTCGGCCCGTCGGTCGTGGTCTACCCGGAAGGGGTCTGGTACACCGTCAAGAGCCGCGAGGATGCGTTGGAGATCATTGAAAAGCACCTCGAAAAAGGGGAGATCGTCGAACGGCTCCTGATGCCCCGGTCGTGGGCGAAGGGGTAA
- a CDS encoding sulfite oxidase-like oxidoreductase, whose amino-acid sequence MERDDRPDDRLIEKKEAWARTGRGLTGAPQPSDRPRLPPGQRLNKGFPVLDLGILPEVEEDDWTLSIQGEIEQPITWTFDQFAALATDSAVTDFHCVTTWSIFDARWEGLFFRKLIDLVRPHPDAKFVYFTSYDGYSTNLPLSVCDDADVLVALKWNGQPLSKEHGGPARMVVPKRYAWKSAKWIKEIHFMKEDRLGFWELRGYSNTADPWTEDRYAQ is encoded by the coding sequence TTGGAACGGGATGATCGTCCGGATGATCGTCTGATTGAGAAGAAAGAAGCGTGGGCCCGGACCGGCCGCGGCCTGACCGGGGCGCCTCAACCATCGGACCGACCGCGCCTGCCGCCTGGGCAACGACTCAACAAAGGATTCCCGGTCCTCGACCTCGGCATCCTCCCGGAGGTCGAGGAGGACGACTGGACCCTCTCGATTCAAGGGGAGATCGAACAACCGATCACCTGGACCTTTGATCAATTTGCGGCCTTGGCGACCGACTCGGCGGTCACCGACTTCCATTGCGTCACCACCTGGAGCATCTTCGACGCCCGCTGGGAAGGGCTTTTCTTCCGAAAGCTGATCGACCTCGTCCGTCCCCATCCTGATGCGAAGTTCGTCTACTTCACATCCTATGACGGCTACTCGACCAACCTCCCCCTCTCCGTCTGCGACGATGCCGATGTCCTGGTCGCCCTCAAGTGGAACGGTCAGCCGCTTTCCAAGGAACATGGCGGCCCGGCCCGGATGGTGGTCCCCAAACGGTATGCCTGGAAGAGCGCGAAGTGGATCAAGGAGATCCATTTTATGAAAGAAGACCGGCTCGGTTTCTGGGAGCTCCGCGGCTATTCCAACACCGCCGATCCCTGGACCGAGGACCGCTACGCGCAATAA
- a CDS encoding ATP citrate lyase has protein sequence MAKVLEGPGMGLLSKWGMTVPHFVVITAADQLDRLAQANPWLRESKLVVKAHEAIGSRMKLGLVKVGLDLDAARKSAAEMLGRDLNGMTISQVIISEMIQHKEEFYLAVKSVREGAELLLASVGGIEVESNWDKVKRIAIPLGTDPSRDQLIKLAKEAGFKGDLTGKVADFALKLYQCYDQEDGTYIEINPLVTRESDGELVALDAVTMVDADARFRHPDWNFTFASEFGRPYTNDERAIMEIDSRIKGSVKFIEIPGGDTALLPAGGGASVYYSDAVLALGGKIANYAEYSGDPPDWAVEALTEKVCSLKGIKRIIVGGAIANFTNVKKTFAGIINGFRKAKAEGKLEGVEIWVRRGGPFEKEGLAAMKALEAEGFNIHVYDRYTPLTDIIDYAITGRNTASEGVGK, from the coding sequence ATGGCAAAGGTGTTGGAAGGCCCCGGGATGGGGCTCCTCTCGAAGTGGGGGATGACCGTTCCCCATTTTGTCGTTATTACAGCGGCCGATCAATTGGACCGTCTTGCGCAAGCCAACCCTTGGCTTCGTGAATCGAAGTTGGTCGTCAAAGCGCATGAGGCGATCGGCTCCCGGATGAAGCTCGGTCTGGTGAAGGTCGGCCTCGATCTCGACGCGGCGAGAAAATCGGCCGCAGAGATGTTGGGGAGAGATCTCAATGGGATGACGATCTCTCAGGTCATCATCTCTGAGATGATCCAGCACAAAGAAGAGTTCTACCTTGCCGTGAAGTCGGTCCGCGAAGGGGCCGAGCTGCTGCTGGCGAGCGTCGGCGGCATCGAGGTCGAGTCGAACTGGGACAAGGTCAAGCGGATCGCGATCCCCCTCGGGACCGATCCGAGCCGGGACCAGCTGATCAAGCTCGCCAAGGAGGCCGGTTTTAAAGGAGACCTCACCGGAAAGGTTGCCGATTTCGCCCTCAAGCTCTATCAATGCTACGATCAGGAAGACGGCACCTACATTGAGATCAACCCGTTGGTGACGCGTGAGTCGGACGGCGAGCTGGTCGCGCTCGACGCGGTGACGATGGTCGACGCCGATGCCCGATTCCGCCATCCCGATTGGAACTTCACCTTCGCCTCCGAGTTCGGCCGTCCGTATACCAACGACGAGCGGGCGATCATGGAGATCGACTCCCGGATCAAAGGCTCGGTCAAATTCATCGAGATCCCGGGGGGCGACACCGCCCTTCTGCCGGCGGGGGGCGGGGCCTCCGTCTATTATTCCGATGCCGTTTTGGCGCTCGGCGGAAAGATCGCGAACTATGCCGAATATTCGGGCGATCCCCCCGATTGGGCGGTGGAAGCGCTCACGGAGAAGGTCTGCTCGTTGAAAGGGATCAAGCGAATTATCGTCGGCGGGGCGATCGCCAACTTCACCAACGTGAAGAAGACCTTCGCCGGGATCATCAACGGCTTCCGGAAGGCGAAGGCCGAAGGGAAGCTCGAAGGGGTCGAGATCTGGGTTCGGCGCGGCGGTCCGTTCGAGAAGGAAGGACTGGCGGCGATGAAGGCGCTCGAGGCGGAAGGATTCAACATTCACGTCTACGACCGCTACACCCCCCTGACCGATATCATCGATTACGCGATTACAGGAAGGAACACTGCGTCCGAAGGAGTTGGAAAATGA
- the mtaB gene encoding tRNA (N(6)-L-threonylcarbamoyladenosine(37)-C(2))-methylthiotransferase MtaB, translating to MTHRLLQMISSETSQTLQPPTVSFQTLGCRLNQAESASLGAAFYSSGYRVVEERAADLAVINTCSVTEQAEAKCRNVIRKILKENPQTFIAVTGCYAQVGVDALRKIPGIDLIAGTEFKMDLPKLVAQTLEGRMPTKRAAPMVFHTPKISRDDFTIESYAAFDQATRPNIKIQDGCDFFCSFCIIPTTRGRERSRRFDDILLETSIWVARGHREVVLTGVNLGEYRSEGHDLADLIDALEGVEGLRRIRISSIEPTTVSDRILDQMARGGKLCPYLHLPLQSGSDAVLQAMGRRYTQAEYIDFVETAIRRVPGLGLGTDVMVGFPGEGEGAFEETVSLIESLPFSYLHVFPFSRRKGTRVTKMDLPPVPSRQIKARSRQLCELSKRLRRLFYADAVGETVEVLFETRNEAGRFCGLTPNYIRVGVESDRDLSGKIGRVRVASVSDGLAHGELLEVAG from the coding sequence ATGACCCACAGACTTCTTCAAATGATTTCGTCCGAAACGAGCCAAACGCTCCAACCCCCGACCGTCTCTTTCCAAACGCTCGGATGCCGGTTAAATCAAGCTGAGAGCGCGTCGCTCGGTGCGGCCTTTTATTCGTCCGGCTATCGGGTCGTGGAAGAGCGGGCGGCCGACCTTGCCGTGATCAACACCTGTTCCGTCACGGAGCAGGCCGAGGCGAAGTGCCGCAACGTCATCCGGAAGATCTTGAAGGAGAACCCGCAGACCTTCATCGCCGTGACCGGCTGTTATGCGCAGGTCGGCGTCGACGCGCTCCGGAAGATTCCGGGGATCGATCTGATCGCCGGGACGGAGTTCAAGATGGATCTTCCGAAACTGGTGGCGCAGACGCTCGAGGGGCGGATGCCGACGAAGCGGGCGGCGCCGATGGTCTTTCATACGCCGAAGATCAGCCGGGACGATTTTACGATCGAGAGCTACGCCGCCTTCGATCAGGCGACCCGGCCGAACATCAAGATTCAGGACGGCTGCGACTTCTTCTGCAGCTTCTGCATCATCCCAACGACGCGGGGACGGGAGCGGAGCCGGAGGTTCGACGACATTCTGTTGGAGACGTCGATCTGGGTGGCGCGGGGACACCGCGAGGTCGTCCTCACCGGGGTGAACCTCGGGGAGTACCGATCGGAGGGACACGATCTCGCCGACCTGATCGATGCTTTGGAAGGGGTAGAGGGGCTTCGTCGCATCCGGATCTCGTCGATCGAGCCGACGACCGTCTCCGACCGGATTCTCGATCAGATGGCGCGCGGCGGCAAGCTCTGTCCCTATCTCCATCTTCCCCTCCAGAGCGGGAGCGATGCGGTGCTGCAGGCGATGGGCCGGCGGTATACCCAAGCAGAGTATATCGATTTCGTCGAAACGGCGATCCGGCGGGTCCCCGGCCTGGGATTGGGGACCGACGTGATGGTCGGCTTTCCGGGGGAAGGGGAGGGGGCGTTTGAGGAGACCGTGTCGTTGATCGAATCGCTCCCCTTTTCATACCTCCATGTCTTTCCCTTCTCGCGCCGAAAGGGGACGCGGGTGACGAAAATGGACCTGCCGCCGGTGCCGTCGCGGCAGATCAAGGCGCGGTCGCGCCAGCTCTGCGAGCTCTCGAAACGGCTGCGGCGGCTCTTTTACGCCGACGCGGTCGGCGAGACGGTGGAGGTTCTCTTCGAAACCCGGAATGAGGCGGGACGTTTCTGCGGGCTGACGCCGAATTACATTCGGGTCGGGGTGGAGAGCGACCGCGATCTCTCGGGAAAGATCGGCCGGGTCCGGGTTGCGTCGGTCTCCGACGGCCTCGCGCACGGAGAGCTGCTCGAGGTGGCGGGGTGA
- a CDS encoding ATP citrate lyase, producing the protein MSIVANKETRVVIQGGPAGVNAARRMAEFCHLTRQPLHVLAFVFPPDAGKTAEVPFGSELVSIPIFKTMAEATAAFPALNTTLIFVGPDRAFKAAMEALADPKIKLVSMITEGVPEKDSKRLSLEAKKLGKVFNGPSAIGIISAGECRLGVIGGAFDNLILSKLHRPGSFGVITKSGGLSNEIIWICSQFADGITTAIGIGGDAYPGSDYVTYLEMFEKDPQTKAVIIVGEMGGDLEERAAEWFGAQKRRIKLIAVVSGYCQEQLPKGMKFGHAGAKEGQHGEGSARSKADALKKSGAIVPATFGGLGPTIKQVYEEIVAKGLVKPAVDGDAAALPKLPKPVEEAVKSGDVFVEPLIKSTISDDRGDEPLYYGYPASDLINKGYQIPHVMGLLWDKRLITPVEAEIVKRIIMLSADHGPCVSGALATIIAACAGIQMAQSVAAGLIMIGPRFGGAVTDAGKWFKYAIEKKLSPEDFLEHMKKNVGPVPGIGHRVKSVKNPDKRVKELVSFVKSTGIPTPHLDFALSVEKITTAKKDTLILNVDGTIAAVLVDLGWPVESLNGFFILARTIGLIGHWVDQTRNGSRLIRMFNYVVNYASPKRREAPPLEAPAKKVEVRGEVLKS; encoded by the coding sequence ATGAGCATCGTCGCCAATAAAGAGACCCGCGTTGTGATTCAAGGCGGACCGGCCGGGGTCAACGCCGCCCGCCGGATGGCCGAGTTCTGCCACCTGACCCGTCAGCCGCTCCATGTCCTTGCGTTCGTTTTTCCGCCCGATGCCGGCAAGACCGCCGAGGTTCCCTTCGGAAGCGAGCTCGTTTCGATTCCGATCTTCAAAACCATGGCGGAGGCGACGGCTGCTTTTCCCGCCTTAAACACGACGTTGATTTTCGTCGGACCTGATCGCGCGTTTAAGGCGGCGATGGAAGCGTTGGCCGATCCGAAAATCAAACTCGTCTCGATGATCACCGAAGGGGTTCCTGAAAAAGATTCCAAGCGTCTGAGCCTCGAAGCGAAAAAGCTCGGCAAGGTCTTCAACGGACCGTCGGCGATCGGAATTATCTCGGCCGGCGAATGCCGTCTCGGGGTGATCGGCGGGGCGTTCGACAATCTGATTCTGTCGAAGCTCCATCGGCCCGGCTCGTTCGGCGTCATCACCAAGTCGGGCGGGCTTTCGAACGAGATCATCTGGATCTGCAGTCAATTCGCCGATGGGATTACGACGGCGATCGGGATCGGCGGCGACGCCTATCCCGGCTCCGACTATGTCACCTACCTCGAGATGTTCGAGAAAGATCCGCAGACGAAAGCGGTGATCATCGTCGGAGAGATGGGGGGAGATCTCGAAGAGCGGGCCGCGGAGTGGTTCGGCGCACAGAAACGGCGGATCAAGCTGATTGCCGTCGTTTCCGGGTATTGCCAAGAGCAGCTCCCGAAGGGGATGAAATTCGGCCATGCCGGCGCGAAAGAAGGACAACACGGCGAAGGCTCGGCGCGCAGCAAAGCCGATGCATTGAAAAAATCGGGCGCCATCGTTCCCGCCACCTTCGGCGGGCTCGGCCCGACGATCAAGCAGGTTTACGAAGAGATCGTTGCGAAAGGTCTGGTCAAGCCGGCGGTGGATGGCGATGCCGCGGCCCTTCCGAAGCTGCCGAAGCCGGTCGAAGAGGCGGTGAAATCGGGCGATGTCTTCGTCGAGCCGCTGATCAAGTCGACCATCAGCGACGATCGGGGAGACGAGCCGCTCTACTACGGCTACCCCGCCTCCGACCTGATCAACAAGGGATACCAGATTCCTCACGTCATGGGGCTTCTCTGGGACAAGCGGCTGATCACGCCGGTTGAAGCGGAGATCGTCAAGCGGATCATCATGCTCTCCGCCGACCACGGTCCTTGCGTCTCGGGAGCGCTCGCCACCATCATCGCCGCCTGCGCCGGGATTCAGATGGCGCAATCGGTTGCAGCCGGTCTGATCATGATCGGGCCCCGCTTCGGCGGCGCCGTGACCGATGCCGGAAAATGGTTCAAGTATGCGATCGAAAAGAAGCTCTCGCCGGAAGATTTCCTCGAGCATATGAAGAAAAACGTCGGGCCGGTGCCGGGGATCGGGCATCGGGTCAAGAGTGTGAAGAACCCGGACAAGCGGGTCAAGGAGCTGGTCTCCTTCGTGAAGTCGACCGGCATTCCGACGCCTCATCTCGATTTTGCCCTGTCGGTCGAAAAGATCACCACGGCGAAGAAAGACACCTTGATCTTGAATGTCGATGGAACGATTGCCGCGGTGCTCGTCGATCTCGGCTGGCCGGTGGAGTCGCTCAACGGCTTCTTCATCCTGGCGCGGACGATCGGTCTGATCGGACACTGGGTCGACCAGACCCGCAACGGAAGCCGGTTGATTCGGATGTTCAATTACGTGGTCAATTACGCCTCCCCCAAGCGAAGGGAAGCCCCGCCGCTCGAAGCCCCTGCCAAAAAGGTCGAGGTCCGGGGAGAGGTGTTGAAGTCTTAG
- a CDS encoding molybdopterin molybdotransferase MoeA, translated as MSPIDDPVQSALESFLPLIPRGPLGGEKAALLAARGRVLAVDVAAVMDDPPYARSIMEGYVVPASEAAAASNERPVVLQVVGEIPVGIGEAKGIGPGKALRVTTGSYIPPGDYAVVKQWDVLQEEGKIRLTKPVRPNENIETQGADRKKGTALFKQGHRLTSADLFVLAGQGILEVTVSKRPRVALFSSGNEVIPPTEPFRVGAIWDCNQYGLSALVEEAGGVPIFKGIVKDDFTLFSARMKESLAEVDLVLISGGTAIGGKDFTVDLVNAAGAPGAVVKGVPMRSGKPIVLGVSGVKPIVCVAGHPPEAARGFTLFGRPALGRLLGETAEIEPKKTGAQAG; from the coding sequence ATGAGTCCAATCGATGATCCGGTTCAATCTGCCCTCGAAAGTTTTCTGCCGCTGATCCCGCGCGGGCCGCTGGGGGGAGAAAAGGCGGCGCTCCTGGCGGCGCGGGGCCGCGTCCTGGCGGTCGATGTGGCGGCGGTGATGGACGACCCTCCCTACGCCCGGTCGATCATGGAGGGATATGTTGTTCCGGCGTCGGAAGCGGCGGCCGCCTCGAACGAGCGGCCGGTGGTTTTGCAGGTGGTCGGGGAGATCCCGGTCGGAATCGGAGAAGCGAAAGGGATCGGACCGGGCAAGGCGCTGCGGGTGACGACCGGAAGTTATATCCCCCCGGGCGATTACGCCGTGGTGAAGCAGTGGGATGTCCTCCAGGAAGAGGGGAAGATTCGGCTGACCAAACCGGTCCGGCCGAATGAAAACATCGAGACGCAAGGGGCCGATCGAAAGAAAGGGACGGCGCTCTTCAAGCAGGGACACCGGCTCACCTCGGCCGATCTCTTCGTCCTCGCCGGTCAGGGAATTCTGGAGGTCACCGTCTCCAAGCGGCCGCGGGTGGCCCTCTTCTCCTCCGGCAACGAGGTGATTCCGCCGACCGAGCCGTTTCGCGTCGGCGCCATCTGGGATTGCAACCAATACGGCCTCTCCGCCTTGGTCGAAGAGGCGGGGGGAGTGCCGATTTTCAAGGGGATCGTCAAAGACGATTTTACCCTCTTTTCGGCCCGGATGAAGGAGAGCCTTGCCGAAGTCGACCTGGTTCTGATTTCCGGCGGGACGGCAATCGGTGGGAAAGATTTCACCGTCGATCTGGTCAACGCCGCCGGCGCGCCCGGTGCGGTGGTCAAAGGGGTTCCGATGCGCTCCGGAAAGCCGATCGTCCTCGGCGTCTCCGGCGTCAAGCCGATCGTCTGCGTCGCCGGCCATCCGCCCGAAGCGGCGCGGGGCTTCACCCTCTTCGGCCGCCCGGCCTTGGGACGTCTGTTGGGGGAGACGGCGGAGATTGAGCCGAAGAAAACCGGCGCGCAGGCCGGTTGA